In Spea bombifrons isolate aSpeBom1 chromosome 9, aSpeBom1.2.pri, whole genome shotgun sequence, the genomic stretch TCACTATGTAGTTCCATAAGTTTGCCCAGCTcaaactttggctttttcagCATCTTCACTTTGCGTACATACACATCATGTAGAGGATAGATGGACTGGCAGGCCTTTTCAATGTCTTTGCCTATACTGTCTGGAATTAGCTTGTTAACAACTTCTTTCAAGTCATTTGTCTGCACTTCACGAGTCATGATTTCCATCCACTTCTTGCGGATCTGACACACTTGCTGATGCTGGGCATAAGAAGTCTTTCTAATCTGGTTGTTACGCTTTTTGGTGAATCCAACACAGAATAGGCAAAGTAGGTAGCCATCTGTGGTCTTCACATCAACGTGAGCCTCTCtgcgtggatatatgaccctgcttactcccgactcacatatacttatatatacgctcctattctaaaacaatatatacactcTAGGTGCATTAACACAAAAGAGGAGCCATGAAGATTTGAGCCATTAATCCTTACTACAGTATacaggttactttacctttacaccaccaggcagttggttcgactttctcgccgtggatatatgaccctgctttctcccgactcacatatacttatatatacgcccctactctaaaacaatatacacaCTTTAGATGCATTAACACCACAGAGGAGACTTTGGGAGTCAaaccagcgatccttggtatggtattcaggttactttacctttacaccaacAGACAGTCGGTGGTGCTTTCTCGGGGTGGATATATGactctgctttctcctgactcactctaaaacattacatacagccaATCTAACACTATAAAGatgcatacaaacacatatatacttacactTTAACATCATAAGAGAGCCGGTAAGACTAGAACCAGCGGTACTTTGTAAGATATACAGGTTACCTTACCGCTATGCCACCAAGTAGACGGACGCTGCTTCTAGCCTTTGATATATGagcctgctttctcctgactcacataaaCTTATATGCATCCACCCTAAAACAATACGTTCAGCTGCTCCTAATAGGATTGGTATACAAAAAGCAATTATGCCACTAGATATTTATACCACACACATGAGCCAAAGGGATTTGAACCAGATATGGTGCACTCTTAGGGACAACAGGCAGATAGACACGCTACCTCACCATGGATACATGATGCCTGTTTGCTCCTCATAAGAACCCACTCTAAAATGTTGCACAATAGTCACTCTAACACAAACGCGCCATGTGCAGTGCCCCAAAATggcaccatgaaatatggggctggtattcatttatttccagggcagttttcattcccagtcgggCCCTGACTACAGACTTGAGGCTGCTCGGTACGCTGACTGTGGGGTAAATCAGGACATGGAGCAGGTGTGTACACATCTGCCTTCTTGACAAACGGCAAAGAGCTTCCTGCCCCTCCTTGGATACAACCGCCTCAGGCTATCATTACCTGCAGAATGGGGTAATAGTAATATTCAAAAGAAGAGTGAACAAAGCAGGGACAAAACCTGGAAGCTTACACTCCAAGTGTGCCAGGGAGGCAATACAAGTACAAAGCCCGACATCTGATTTATTAGCCGGACAACGGTTGGCTGATATGATGGGGGTTGTAGTCCTCAGCTGGTGGAAGGAGTACGAAAATACTAATTGGGTTACTTGAAGTATCTTGTCGCTATTTAAAAGCAATTGTGTAAGTACTGGTGTTAGGGCACAGTAACATTGATGCGTGTAATCCGCCCTGTATGTCAAAACTCATTTCTGCAGCCGAATAACAAAAGTATTCTTTCAGGAAGTCCTTCTGTTGTATCCATAATCTTAGGCGATCGCAGGGGCAATAAAGTTTCACGACCGTCAGTTTCATCCGTTAAACAGAAGATGCTGCATTATGTTACATACACCCCGCTGGTCGAGCGTCACGCATGCCAACTACC encodes the following:
- the LOC128504384 gene encoding 40S ribosomal protein S3a-like is translated as MADPVPRSCSLLTIAVYPRMQSEAHGATSALMENEKCIKQKILQGEEGGNADIWQTKHCLRLGQDSHKRTNNPQQAEREAHVDVKTTDGYLLCLFCVGFTKKRNNQIRKTSYAQHQQVCQIRKKWMEIMTREVQTNDLKEVVNKLIPDSIGKDIEKACQSIYPLHDVYVRKVKMLKKPKFELGKLMELHSEGGGAGKPAGDQTGAKVEWADGYEPPVQESV